CCGACGCTCACTTCACCGTCCCGCTGAAACACCCCATTTGCCGAGCCCATTGCACAGGCCATCAGCAATGTCGCAAAAAGTAGGCCGTTTCCGAATGTGATCGCAGCTGCAGCCAGCGCGAGCTTTAGCGTCACAAGCCCTAAAACGCCCTGCTTGCGCCACCGACCCGATAGCCGTCCCACCGTCGTGCCCGTCATCACTCCGGCAACGAACGCGACGATCAGCGCACACGCGAGGAGGCTGCCTGGCACATCGCTCGCGATGTCTACCGCCAGCCGGGTCGAGTTCCCGCTCATGAAAGATACGAAGAAACCGCCCAGTTTCAGAAAGCCGAGGGCATCGACGAAGCCGGCCAGCATGGCGAGACCATATGCCAGGAGACGGTGATGCTTTTCGTAACGGCGCATGCACCCTTCATAGGGCGGCGTTCCAGAAAGAGGAGCTCATCCATCAAGCCCGCTTAAGGTGCGGCTGCATGGTAAGAAAAGACAAATCTGAGGTCCGGTTCAGCTCGCGCCGAACAATGGGATAGGACGACACTGTTTCTGATGCACCGGGTGGAGGCGCGCTCATCGTGACATAACGGCGGAACGCACATCTGCCGCTCTATCGTCTGGCCCTGGCACCCGTCGCGATCGCGGCGGCCGCCGCCTGGTAGGCGATGCGCATGCCCGAATTGTCGGGATTGGGCAGTTCGGCCCGTTGCAACATCAGAACATACACCGCGCCGACCCGGGGATCGTCCCAACTGGCCGTGCCGAAGGCGCCGCCATGGCCGAAGGTCCCGGGCGAAAGGCTTGCGTTCGCCTCCAGTCTTGCCGGATCCTCGACGATGCTGAATGTGAGGCCCCACGGCATGCCAGGTCGCGCCTCCAACGTGCCAGTCTGCTTGCGGGTCAGCTCGGCGATCGTCTCCGGCTTGAGGATGTGCACGCCGCCGGCGGCACCACCGTTCAGCAGCATCTGGTACAAGCGGGCAATGTCGCCGGCGGTGGAGAACAGGCCGGCGCCGATCAGGGGCGGGCGCGCGTGATCGGTCGGCTGCGTGCCGTAGAGATAGGGAATGGTGATCGGCTGGAGGCTGCCGTCCTCGGCCTTGCGATAGCTGCGAGCGTAGCGCCGCAGCTGAGCATCGGTCAGCCAGAAGCTGGTGTCCTTCATTCCCAGTGGCACGAAGATCTCCTTCGCCAGGAACCGGTCGAGCGGCATGCCGCCCGCAATCTCGATGATCCGCCCGAGTACGTCGATGCCGAGGGTCGAGTAGGACCAGCGTTCGCCTACCGCGAAGCGCAGCGGCGTGCGGGCGGCCATCACCGCCGTGTCGGCCAGCGTCTGGTGCGGCGGACGTTGCATCTGCTCGCCGAGCCCTCCGGTGTGGGTCATCAGTTCGCGTATCGTCAGCGGTGCGCCTGCAGGATTGCGGATCGCCTCGAACTCGGGGATGTATTTCGCGACGGGATCGTCGAAGCCGATCAGATCGCGATCGCGGAGGATCCCGAGGGCAATGCCGGCGACCGGCTTCGTCATGGACGCGATCCAGAAGATGTCGTCGGTCTGCATCGGCCGGCGGGTCGCGAGATCGGATTTTCCGACGGCGGTGAGAGCCAGAACCCGATCCTTCGTCGCTACCAGCGCCACCGCACCAGCTATCTGGCGATCGTCGACGAACGGTTGGAGCGCATGGTCAAGCGAGACATCGGCGGGCGTCAGTCCTTTTGCGGCGAGCGGGCCGGCGAGCGCCAGCACCGCCGTCGCGAGGATCGGGAACAGGCGGGTGATCATGAGCTGGTTACTCCGCGACATCAGGGCATGCCTTTGGCGATCGTCTGGCCAAGCGTGGCCCGATCATTGTCGCTCGAAGTCTGGGTCGGCGTGCCATCGAGCGCCAGTGATACCGTCAACCGCCCGTGTGACGCGGCGCGCGGCACGGCGAAGCTGATGCGGGCGACCTTGGGGATCAGGTCGTCCGGTGCTGCGAGGGCGGGGAAGCGGGCGGTGGCGATCACCGCACCGTCGTCGCCGGTCAGCGTCGCGGTCCCGGCCGGCGTTGGCTTCGCGCCGAGGCTGTGAACCGTCGCCGTCAGCCGGTTGCCGGACAGGACCAGATCATCGCCCGAAAGGCCGATGTCGGGGCGAGTGCGCGGTTCCTCGCCGACCTTGGCCAGCCGGAAGTCTAACACCATCGTTTGGCGGGAAGGCAGCGTAAGCGGGATCGCGGCGCCTTCTTCCAGTCGGATCGAGGTCGGAGCCGTTGGAGCTTCGGCGTTATCGTCGCCATCGACATCGGTGCCGGTTGTCATCGTCCAGTCGCCGGCCACGAGCTGATCGCCGATCATCGTCGCCGAGACCGGCCGATCGGTGAGATTGTAGGCGATCACCTTGAACTGGTGAGGATCGCCCGATGGAATGAGGATGGCGACATC
This DNA window, taken from Sphingomonas sp. AP4-R1, encodes the following:
- a CDS encoding YoaK family protein, with translation MRRYEKHHRLLAYGLAMLAGFVDALGFLKLGGFFVSFMSGNSTRLAVDIASDVPGSLLACALIVAFVAGVMTGTTVGRLSGRWRKQGVLGLVTLKLALAAAAITFGNGLLFATLLMACAMGSANGVFQRDGEVSVGVTYMTGTLVKFGQHLAAALAGGPRFAWIPYLLLWLGLVVGAATGAGCFHLLDMQALWVAAAAAALLLIGATALGPTLED
- a CDS encoding serine hydrolase: MITRLFPILATAVLALAGPLAAKGLTPADVSLDHALQPFVDDRQIAGAVALVATKDRVLALTAVGKSDLATRRPMQTDDIFWIASMTKPVAGIALGILRDRDLIGFDDPVAKYIPEFEAIRNPAGAPLTIRELMTHTGGLGEQMQRPPHQTLADTAVMAARTPLRFAVGERWSYSTLGIDVLGRIIEIAGGMPLDRFLAKEIFVPLGMKDTSFWLTDAQLRRYARSYRKAEDGSLQPITIPYLYGTQPTDHARPPLIGAGLFSTAGDIARLYQMLLNGGAAGGVHILKPETIAELTRKQTGTLEARPGMPWGLTFSIVEDPARLEANASLSPGTFGHGGAFGTASWDDPRVGAVYVLMLQRAELPNPDNSGMRIAYQAAAAAIATGARARR